A single genomic interval of Ramlibacter pinisoli harbors:
- a CDS encoding pyrimidine/purine nucleoside phosphorylase produces MTTETLPGVSVTTRANVYFDGKCVSHGVTFPDGTKKSVGVILPAQLTFNTGAPEIMECVAGACDYKLAGSDRWLTSAAGERFSVPGNSSFEIRVTEAYHYICHFG; encoded by the coding sequence ATGACCACCGAGACCCTCCCCGGCGTCAGCGTGACCACGCGCGCCAACGTGTACTTCGACGGCAAGTGCGTGAGCCACGGCGTCACCTTCCCGGACGGCACGAAGAAATCGGTGGGCGTCATCCTGCCCGCCCAGCTGACCTTCAACACCGGCGCGCCCGAGATCATGGAATGCGTGGCCGGCGCCTGCGACTACAAGCTGGCCGGCAGCGACCGCTGGCTGACCTCGGCCGCCGGCGAGCGCTTCTCGGTGCCGGGCAACTCGAGCTTCGAGATCCGCGTGACCGAGGCGTACCACTACATCTGCCATTTCGGCTGA
- a CDS encoding ArsC family reductase, with protein sequence MSITVYGIPNCDTVKKARTWLDAHGVAYAFHDFKKAGVPADRLAAWSRAAGWDKLLNRQGTTWRKLDPGVQAAVHDDASARQLMLAQPSVIKRPVVEWPGRTTVGFDPATWESLAEGG encoded by the coding sequence ATGTCCATCACCGTCTACGGCATCCCCAACTGCGACACGGTCAAGAAGGCGCGCACCTGGCTAGACGCCCACGGCGTGGCCTATGCCTTCCACGACTTCAAGAAGGCCGGCGTCCCGGCCGACCGGCTGGCGGCCTGGAGCCGCGCCGCCGGCTGGGACAAGCTGCTCAACCGCCAGGGCACCACCTGGCGCAAGCTCGATCCGGGCGTGCAGGCCGCCGTCCACGACGACGCCAGCGCCCGCCAGCTGATGCTGGCCCAGCCCAGCGTCATCAAGCGGCCGGTGGTGGAATGGCCGGGCCGCACCACGGTGGGATTCGATCCCGCCACCTGGGAATCGTTGGCCGAGGGTGGCTGA
- a CDS encoding SPOR domain-containing protein, translating into MAFFKFRKGGDATPATPAQAESVEVLRRRARHRLIGAAVLVLIGVIGFPLLFDTQPRPVAVDIPIEIPDRNKAKPLPMPATRASGPQAAVAAPASAPAVAKAEPQDASRPEAREPSKAEAARPAARPETVARSEPAAKAPASAPVAKTTSSAPAAPPVDASRAQSLLEGKPVQAEARDRPAAADGRFVVQVGAFADAVKARETRLKVEKSGLKTYTHVAETKDGKRIRVRVGPFATRSEADKAASKIKELDLPAAILTL; encoded by the coding sequence ATGGCCTTTTTCAAGTTCCGCAAGGGTGGCGACGCGACACCGGCCACGCCGGCGCAGGCCGAGAGCGTCGAAGTCCTGCGGCGCCGCGCGCGGCATCGCCTGATCGGCGCGGCGGTGCTGGTGCTGATCGGCGTCATCGGCTTCCCCCTCCTGTTCGACACCCAGCCGCGCCCGGTGGCGGTCGACATCCCGATCGAGATCCCGGATCGCAACAAGGCCAAGCCGCTGCCGATGCCGGCCACCAGGGCGTCCGGCCCGCAGGCCGCGGTCGCCGCACCGGCGTCGGCGCCGGCGGTCGCCAAGGCGGAACCGCAGGACGCATCCAGGCCGGAAGCCAGGGAGCCGTCCAAGGCCGAGGCAGCCAGGCCCGCCGCCAGGCCGGAGACCGTTGCCCGGTCCGAGCCGGCGGCCAAGGCGCCCGCGTCGGCGCCCGTGGCCAAGACAACGTCGTCCGCGCCGGCCGCGCCGCCGGTCGATGCCTCGCGCGCGCAGAGCTTGCTCGAAGGCAAGCCGGTGCAGGCCGAGGCCCGCGACCGGCCTGCCGCCGCCGACGGCCGCTTCGTGGTCCAGGTCGGTGCCTTTGCCGATGCCGTCAAGGCGCGCGAGACCCGGCTGAAGGTCGAAAAATCGGGCCTCAAGACCTATACCCACGTGGCCGAGACCAAGGACGGCAAGCGCATCCGGGTCCGGGTCGGGCCGTTCGCGACCCGGTCAGAAGCCGACAAGGCGGCCAGCAAGATCAAGGAACTGGATTTGCCAGCGGCCATCCTCACCTTGTGA
- a CDS encoding O-succinylhomoserine sulfhydrylase, producing the protein MQVKTLPPGLHRDTLAVRAGLPPSQWGENSEALFLTSGFVQPDAQTSAQRFANPQEGYTYARTSNPTVTSFEQRLAAMEGTEAAIATSTGMAAILLLGMGLLKAGDHVVCSRSVFGSTLNLFAKEFGKFGVESTFVSQTDLQEWKVAMRPNTRLLFAETPTNPLTEVCDIRALADIAHAGGALLTVDNCFCSPALQRPVDLGADLVMHSGTKYLDGQGRVMAGALCGSARLINEVFAPIVRTAGMTLAPFNAWVVLKGLETLGIRMQAQCANAMAVARFLESHPAVTRVYYPGLESHPQHALAMRQQSGKGGAVLSFDVRGADPQQLRANAFTVIDSAQVMSIATNLGDTKTIISHSATTSHGRLTEEQRQAAGIGQGLLRVAVGLEHIDDLKADLSRGLDKL; encoded by the coding sequence ATGCAAGTCAAGACCCTGCCACCGGGCCTGCACCGCGACACCCTGGCGGTGCGCGCCGGCCTGCCGCCCAGCCAGTGGGGCGAGAACTCCGAGGCGCTGTTCCTCACCAGCGGCTTCGTGCAGCCCGACGCCCAGACCTCGGCGCAGCGCTTCGCGAACCCGCAGGAGGGCTACACCTACGCGCGCACGTCCAACCCCACCGTCACCAGCTTCGAGCAGCGGCTGGCGGCGATGGAGGGGACGGAGGCCGCGATCGCGACGTCCACCGGCATGGCCGCCATCCTGCTGCTCGGCATGGGGCTGCTCAAGGCCGGCGACCACGTCGTCTGCTCCCGCTCGGTGTTCGGCTCGACGCTGAACCTGTTCGCCAAGGAGTTCGGCAAGTTCGGGGTCGAGTCCACCTTCGTGTCGCAGACCGACCTGCAGGAGTGGAAGGTGGCGATGCGCCCCAACACCCGGCTGCTGTTCGCCGAGACGCCGACCAACCCGCTCACCGAGGTCTGCGACATCCGCGCGCTGGCCGACATCGCGCACGCCGGCGGCGCGCTGCTGACGGTGGACAACTGCTTCTGCTCGCCCGCGCTGCAGCGCCCGGTCGACCTGGGCGCCGACCTGGTGATGCACTCCGGCACCAAGTATCTCGACGGCCAGGGCCGCGTGATGGCCGGTGCGCTGTGCGGCTCGGCCCGGTTGATCAACGAGGTGTTCGCGCCCATCGTGCGCACCGCCGGCATGACGCTGGCGCCGTTCAACGCCTGGGTGGTGCTCAAGGGCCTGGAGACGCTGGGCATCCGCATGCAGGCGCAGTGCGCCAACGCGATGGCGGTGGCACGCTTCCTCGAGTCGCACCCCGCCGTCACCCGCGTGTACTACCCCGGCCTGGAGTCGCACCCGCAGCACGCCCTGGCCATGCGCCAGCAGTCGGGCAAGGGCGGCGCCGTGCTGTCGTTCGACGTGCGGGGCGCCGATCCGCAGCAGCTGCGCGCCAACGCCTTCACGGTGATCGACAGCGCGCAGGTGATGAGCATCGCCACCAACCTCGGCGACACCAAGACCATCATCAGCCATTCGGCCACCACCTCCCATGGCCGGCTCACCGAGGAGCAGCGCCAGGCGGCCGGCATCGGCCAGGGCCTGCTGCGCGTGGCCGTTGGCCTCGAACACATCGACGACCTGAAGGCCGACCTCTCGCGCGGCCTCGACAAGCTGTGA
- a CDS encoding CvpA family protein, translated as MAPLDWVFVVVLLASFLLGVLRGLVYEVLSVLSWLVAFVLAQWLAPQAGGWLPMGAAAEPVRYAAGFGTVFVLALFAGGLVAWGMRKLVEAAGLRPVDRALGAAFGLVRGVVLLLAAAVVVNMTPLRSAAWWTESMGAAVSTTALKGLKPVLPERFGQYLPE; from the coding sequence TTGGCGCCGCTCGACTGGGTGTTCGTTGTCGTGCTGCTCGCGTCCTTCCTGCTGGGCGTGCTGCGCGGGCTGGTCTACGAGGTGCTCTCGGTGCTGAGCTGGCTGGTTGCCTTCGTGCTGGCACAGTGGCTGGCACCGCAGGCCGGGGGCTGGCTGCCGATGGGTGCTGCCGCCGAGCCGGTGCGCTACGCGGCGGGCTTCGGCACGGTGTTCGTGCTGGCGCTGTTCGCGGGCGGACTGGTGGCCTGGGGCATGCGCAAGCTGGTCGAGGCCGCGGGCCTGCGGCCGGTCGACCGCGCGCTGGGCGCGGCGTTCGGCCTGGTGCGCGGCGTGGTGCTGCTGCTGGCCGCGGCCGTGGTGGTGAACATGACCCCGCTGCGCAGTGCGGCGTGGTGGACCGAATCGATGGGCGCCGCCGTCTCGACGACGGCGCTCAAGGGATTGAAGCCGGTGCTGCCCGAGAGGTTCGGCCAGTACCTGCCGGAATGA
- the purF gene encoding amidophosphoribosyltransferase: MCGIVGVVSAAPVNQLIYDALLLLQHRGQDAAGIVTQLERKFFMHKAKGMVRDVFRTRNMRALPGNVGLGQVRYPTAGNAYSEEEAQPFYVNAPYGIVLVHNGNLTNAQALQAELFTTDHRHINTESDSEVLLNVFAHELEKSTRGAQLQPQDVFTAVANVHRRVRGSYAVIALIAGHGVLAFRDPYGIRPLSIGRGKDGTVMVASESVTLEGTGHQFERHVAAGEAVFIDLQGQLHARQCADKPSLHPCIFEYVYLARPDSVLDGISVYQARLNLGETLAKRVVSTVPPSEIDVIIPIPESSRPSATQLAHLLGVPYREGFVKNRYVGRTFIMPGQGVRKKSVRQKLNVIASEFRGRNVLLVDDSIVRGTTSREIVQMARDAGAKKVYLASAAPPVRFPNVYGIDMPTASELVAYGRTVDEVREIIGCDALIYQDVDSMKRAVMAASPATGPKLDGFDASCFDGVYVTGDINPEDIVRINEARVGQEDPLEESTSRLALPNAQEA; this comes from the coding sequence ATGTGTGGAATCGTCGGCGTCGTCAGCGCCGCCCCCGTCAACCAGCTGATCTACGACGCGCTGCTGCTGCTGCAGCACCGCGGCCAGGATGCGGCCGGCATCGTCACCCAGCTGGAGCGCAAGTTCTTCATGCACAAGGCCAAGGGCATGGTGCGTGACGTCTTCCGCACCCGCAACATGCGGGCCCTGCCGGGCAACGTTGGGCTGGGCCAGGTGCGCTACCCGACGGCCGGCAACGCGTACAGCGAGGAAGAGGCGCAGCCCTTCTACGTGAACGCGCCCTACGGCATCGTGCTGGTGCACAACGGCAACCTCACCAACGCGCAGGCGCTCCAGGCCGAGCTGTTCACCACCGACCACCGCCACATCAACACCGAGAGCGACTCCGAGGTGCTGCTCAACGTGTTCGCGCACGAGCTGGAGAAGTCGACCCGCGGCGCCCAGCTGCAGCCGCAGGACGTGTTCACGGCGGTGGCCAACGTGCACCGGCGCGTGCGCGGCTCCTACGCGGTGATCGCCCTCATCGCCGGCCACGGCGTGCTGGCCTTCCGCGATCCTTATGGCATCCGGCCGCTGTCGATCGGCCGCGGCAAGGACGGCACCGTGATGGTGGCCAGCGAATCGGTCACGCTGGAGGGCACCGGCCACCAGTTCGAGCGCCACGTGGCGGCGGGCGAGGCGGTGTTCATCGACCTGCAGGGCCAGCTGCACGCCAGGCAGTGCGCCGACAAGCCCAGCCTGCACCCCTGCATCTTCGAGTACGTCTACCTGGCGCGGCCCGACTCGGTGCTGGACGGCATCTCGGTCTACCAGGCCCGCCTGAACCTGGGCGAGACGCTGGCCAAGCGGGTGGTGTCGACGGTGCCGCCCAGTGAGATCGACGTCATCATCCCCATCCCCGAGTCGAGCCGGCCCAGCGCCACCCAGCTGGCCCACCTGCTGGGCGTGCCGTACCGCGAAGGCTTCGTGAAGAACCGCTACGTCGGCCGCACCTTCATCATGCCGGGGCAGGGCGTGCGCAAGAAGTCGGTGCGCCAGAAGCTCAACGTCATCGCCAGCGAGTTCCGCGGCCGCAACGTGCTGCTGGTCGACGACTCCATCGTGCGTGGCACCACCAGCCGCGAGATCGTGCAGATGGCGCGCGATGCCGGCGCGAAGAAGGTCTACCTGGCCAGCGCCGCGCCGCCGGTGCGTTTCCCCAACGTGTACGGCATCGACATGCCCACCGCCAGCGAGCTGGTGGCCTACGGCCGCACGGTGGACGAGGTGCGCGAGATCATCGGCTGCGACGCGCTGATCTACCAGGACGTCGACAGCATGAAGCGCGCGGTGATGGCCGCCTCGCCGGCCACCGGCCCGAAGCTGGACGGCTTCGACGCCTCCTGCTTCGACGGCGTGTACGTCACCGGCGACATCAACCCCGAGGACATCGTGCGCATCAACGAGGCGCGCGTCGGCCAGGAGGACCCGCTGGAGGAGTCCACCTCGCGCCTGGCGCTGCCCAACGCGCAGGAGGCCTGA
- a CDS encoding glycine zipper 2TM domain-containing protein codes for MKQVVALTLLGLAAAGAAQAQEVGRVLSSTPVVQQVAVPRQMCGTQQVAVQQPKTGAGAAMGAIAGGAVGNQIGSGGGKAAATILGVVGGLVLGDRIEGSPTTVQNVQNCTTQTVYENRTMSYNVVYEFNGKQYTVNMPQDPGPTVRLQVTPMTANGMESVPPPAIHQPAPPQPMVSAPPVVYGQPVQTVVVPSAYYYPRPYYYPPVGVNLGFVYGGHGHWR; via the coding sequence ATGAAACAAGTCGTTGCCCTCACCCTCCTCGGCCTCGCGGCCGCCGGCGCCGCCCAGGCGCAGGAAGTCGGCCGCGTGCTCTCCAGCACCCCGGTCGTCCAGCAGGTGGCCGTGCCGCGCCAGATGTGCGGCACCCAGCAGGTCGCCGTGCAGCAGCCCAAGACCGGCGCCGGTGCCGCCATGGGCGCCATCGCCGGCGGTGCGGTCGGCAACCAGATCGGCTCCGGCGGCGGCAAGGCCGCGGCCACCATCCTGGGCGTGGTCGGCGGGCTGGTGCTCGGCGACCGCATCGAGGGGTCGCCCACCACGGTGCAGAACGTGCAGAACTGCACGACCCAGACCGTCTACGAGAACCGCACCATGAGCTACAACGTGGTGTACGAGTTCAACGGCAAGCAATACACCGTGAACATGCCGCAGGATCCGGGCCCCACGGTGCGCCTGCAGGTCACGCCGATGACGGCGAACGGCATGGAGTCGGTGCCGCCCCCGGCAATCCACCAGCCGGCCCCGCCCCAGCCCATGGTCAGCGCCCCGCCGGTCGTGTACGGCCAGCCGGTGCAGACCGTGGTGGTGCCCTCGGCCTACTACTACCCGCGGCCGTACTACTACCCGCCCGTGGGAGTGAACCTGGGCTTCGTGTACGGCGGGCACGGCCACTGGCGCTGA
- the folC gene encoding bifunctional tetrahydrofolate synthase/dihydrofolate synthase yields the protein MQTLQDWLAHCERLHPKTIALGLDRVRMVSQRMGLAFRCPVVTVAGTNGKGSTCAMLESIARQAGWRTGLYTSPHLVHFEERCRLNGEAVAAEALVPHFAHVEAARQDVQLTYFEFTTLAILDLLAASGLDLVILEVGLGGRLDAVNIVDADCAVITSIDLDHQEFLGPDREAIGREKAGILRVGKPAIVSDPVPPRSVLAAAETTGADLWLLGRDFNFSGDKQQWAWAGRGRRYAGLGYPALRGANQLINASGVLAALTALRDRVPVTAQAVRNGLSMVDLPGRFQIVPGQPALVLDVAHNPHSVAALAANLDAMGFYPTTHAVFGAMGDKDLAVMLRKLDPLVDRWYFADLPTPRAAAATSLQALWQSQTARKDVASSTHSSPEEALRSAVAAADPTDRILVFGSFYTVGGVLKDGVPRLQARHLGS from the coding sequence ATGCAGACCTTGCAAGACTGGCTCGCACACTGCGAGCGCCTGCACCCCAAGACGATCGCCCTGGGCCTGGATCGCGTCCGGATGGTGTCACAACGCATGGGCCTGGCGTTCCGTTGTCCGGTGGTCACCGTCGCCGGCACCAACGGCAAGGGCTCCACCTGCGCCATGCTGGAGTCCATCGCCCGGCAGGCGGGCTGGCGCACCGGGCTCTACACCTCGCCCCACCTCGTGCACTTCGAGGAGCGCTGCCGCCTGAACGGCGAGGCGGTGGCGGCCGAGGCGCTGGTGCCGCACTTCGCGCACGTGGAGGCGGCTCGCCAGGACGTGCAGCTGACCTATTTCGAGTTCACGACGCTGGCCATCCTGGACCTTCTGGCAGCCAGCGGGCTGGACCTGGTGATCCTGGAGGTGGGCTTGGGCGGCCGGCTGGATGCGGTGAACATCGTCGATGCCGACTGCGCCGTCATCACCAGCATCGACCTGGACCACCAGGAGTTCCTCGGTCCCGACCGGGAGGCGATCGGGCGCGAGAAGGCCGGCATCCTGCGGGTCGGCAAGCCGGCCATCGTGAGCGACCCGGTGCCGCCGCGCAGCGTGCTCGCCGCCGCCGAGACGACCGGCGCCGACCTGTGGCTGCTCGGCCGCGACTTCAATTTCTCGGGCGACAAGCAGCAGTGGGCCTGGGCCGGCCGCGGGCGGCGCTATGCCGGCCTGGGCTACCCGGCGCTGCGCGGCGCCAACCAGTTGATCAACGCCTCGGGCGTGCTGGCGGCGCTGACCGCCCTGCGCGACCGGGTGCCCGTCACGGCGCAGGCGGTGCGCAACGGCCTGTCGATGGTCGACCTGCCCGGCCGCTTCCAGATCGTGCCCGGCCAGCCGGCGCTGGTGCTCGACGTCGCCCACAACCCGCATTCGGTGGCGGCGCTGGCGGCCAACCTCGATGCCATGGGCTTCTACCCGACGACGCACGCGGTGTTCGGCGCCATGGGCGACAAGGACCTGGCGGTGATGCTGCGCAAGCTCGACCCGCTGGTGGACCGCTGGTACTTCGCCGACCTGCCGACGCCGCGCGCCGCCGCCGCCACCTCGCTGCAGGCCCTTTGGCAGTCGCAGACGGCCCGCAAGGACGTGGCCTCCAGCACCCATTCCTCGCCCGAGGAGGCCCTGCGCAGCGCGGTGGCCGCGGCAGACCCCACTGATAGAATCCTGGTCTTCGGATCGTTCTACACGGTGGGCGGTGTCCTCAAGGATGGCGTCCCCCGCCTCCAGGCCCGCCACCTGGGCTCCTGA
- the gltX gene encoding glutamate--tRNA ligase: MTVRTRFAPSPTGFIHLGNIRSALYPWAFARSQGGTFILRIEDTDLERSSQAAVDVILEGMAWLGLDHDEGPHYQMQRMDRYKEVLRQMQERDLVYPCYMSVAELDALRERQMANKEKPRYDGTWRPEPGKTLPPVPAGVQPVLRFRNPVGGSVAWDDKVKGRIEISNDELDDLVIARPDGTPTYNFCVVVDDIDMRITHVVRGDDHVNNTPRQINIFRALGQEPPVYAHLPTVLNERGEKMSKRNGAKPVTQFRDEGYLADAVVNYLARLGWSHGDAEIFSREQFLQWFSLDHLGKSAAQFDEAKLRWVNAQHMKAMPDSELAPLVEKHLRARGIEPDQRLAQLCGLLKDRCDTTVALADWAARFYLPVKPSDEDLAKHITEGVRPALSMLARMLEGVAWEKAAIAESIKEVLRATGLKMPQLAMPVRVLVLGTAQTPSLDAVLELLPREVVLQRLAKS, translated from the coding sequence GTGACCGTCAGAACCCGCTTCGCGCCGTCGCCCACCGGCTTCATCCACCTGGGCAACATCCGCTCGGCCCTGTACCCGTGGGCCTTCGCCCGTTCGCAGGGCGGCACCTTCATCCTGCGCATCGAGGACACCGACCTCGAGCGCTCGTCGCAGGCGGCGGTCGACGTCATCCTCGAAGGCATGGCCTGGCTCGGCCTCGACCACGACGAGGGCCCGCACTACCAGATGCAGCGCATGGACCGCTACAAGGAAGTGCTGCGGCAGATGCAGGAGCGCGACCTGGTCTATCCCTGCTACATGAGCGTGGCCGAGCTCGACGCCCTGCGCGAGCGGCAGATGGCCAACAAGGAAAAGCCGCGCTACGACGGCACCTGGCGGCCCGAGCCGGGCAAGACCCTGCCGCCGGTGCCGGCCGGCGTGCAGCCGGTGCTGCGCTTCCGCAACCCGGTGGGCGGCTCGGTGGCGTGGGACGACAAGGTCAAGGGCCGCATCGAGATCAGCAACGACGAACTCGACGACCTGGTCATCGCGCGGCCGGACGGCACGCCCACGTACAACTTCTGCGTGGTGGTGGACGACATCGACATGCGCATCACGCACGTGGTGCGCGGCGACGACCACGTGAACAACACGCCGCGCCAGATCAACATCTTCCGCGCACTCGGCCAGGAGCCGCCGGTGTACGCGCACCTGCCCACGGTGCTGAACGAGCGCGGCGAGAAGATGAGCAAGCGCAACGGCGCCAAGCCGGTGACGCAGTTCCGCGACGAGGGCTACCTGGCCGATGCGGTGGTGAACTACCTGGCGCGCCTGGGCTGGTCGCACGGCGACGCCGAGATCTTCAGCCGCGAGCAGTTCCTGCAGTGGTTCTCGCTCGACCACCTGGGCAAGAGCGCGGCCCAGTTCGACGAGGCCAAGCTGCGCTGGGTGAACGCCCAGCACATGAAGGCCATGCCCGACAGCGAGCTGGCCCCGCTGGTCGAGAAGCACCTGCGCGCGCGCGGCATCGAGCCCGACCAGCGCCTTGCGCAGCTGTGCGGCCTGCTCAAGGACCGCTGCGACACGACGGTGGCACTGGCCGACTGGGCTGCGCGCTTCTACCTGCCGGTGAAGCCGTCGGACGAAGACCTCGCCAAGCACATCACGGAAGGCGTGCGCCCGGCCCTGAGCATGCTGGCCCGGATGCTCGAAGGCGTGGCCTGGGAGAAGGCCGCCATCGCCGAGAGCATCAAGGAGGTGCTGCGCGCCACCGGGCTCAAGATGCCGCAACTGGCGATGCCGGTGCGCGTGCTGGTACTGGGCACGGCGCAGACGCCGTCGCTCGATGCGGTGCTCGAACTGCTGCCTCGCGAAGTTGTCTTGCAGAGACTGGCGAAGAGCTGA
- the argG gene encoding argininosuccinate synthase: MATILQNLPTGQKVGIAFSGGLDTSAALLWMQKKGALPYAYTANLGQPDEPDYDAIPRKAMEYGAKLARLIDCRLQLAHEGIAALQSGAFHVSTAGLTYFNTTPLGRAVTGTMLVAAMKEDDVHIWGDGSTFKGNDIERFYRYGLLTNPSLKIYKPWLDQAFIDELGGRKEMSEFLIANGFDYKMSVEKAYSTDSNMLGATHEAKDLEQLDSGIRIVNPIMGVAFWKDEVEVKREQVSVRFEEGQPVALNGQTFADPVALILEANRIGGRHGLGMSDQIENRIIEAKSRGIYEAPGLALLHIAYERLVTGIHNEDTIEQYRDSGRKLGRLLYQGRWFDPQAIMLREAAQRWVARAITGEVTLELRRGNDYSLLNTESPNLTYAPERLSMEKVEDAPFSPLDRIGQLTMRNLDIVDTRQKLGVYSRAGLLSLGGDSPLPQLTDER; this comes from the coding sequence ATGGCCACCATCCTGCAGAACCTGCCCACCGGCCAGAAGGTCGGCATCGCCTTTTCCGGCGGCCTGGACACCAGTGCCGCGCTGCTGTGGATGCAGAAGAAGGGCGCCCTGCCCTATGCATACACCGCCAACCTGGGCCAGCCCGACGAGCCCGACTACGACGCCATCCCGCGCAAGGCGATGGAGTACGGCGCCAAGCTGGCCCGCCTAATCGACTGCCGCCTGCAGCTGGCGCACGAGGGCATCGCGGCGCTGCAGAGCGGCGCCTTCCACGTCTCCACCGCCGGCCTGACCTACTTCAACACCACGCCGCTGGGCCGCGCCGTCACCGGCACCATGCTGGTGGCCGCCATGAAGGAGGACGACGTCCACATCTGGGGCGACGGCTCCACCTTCAAGGGCAACGACATCGAGCGGTTCTACCGCTACGGCCTGCTGACCAACCCGTCGCTGAAGATCTACAAGCCCTGGCTCGACCAGGCCTTCATCGACGAACTGGGCGGCCGCAAGGAGATGAGCGAGTTCCTCATCGCCAACGGCTTCGACTACAAGATGTCGGTCGAGAAGGCCTACAGCACCGACTCCAACATGCTGGGCGCGACCCACGAGGCCAAGGATCTGGAGCAGCTGGACTCGGGCATCCGCATCGTCAATCCCATCATGGGCGTGGCGTTCTGGAAGGACGAGGTCGAGGTCAAGCGCGAGCAGGTGTCGGTGCGCTTCGAGGAAGGCCAGCCGGTCGCCCTCAACGGCCAGACGTTCGCCGACCCCGTCGCCCTCATCCTCGAGGCCAACCGCATCGGCGGCCGCCACGGGCTGGGCATGAGCGACCAGATCGAAAACCGCATCATCGAGGCCAAGAGCCGCGGCATCTACGAGGCCCCGGGCCTGGCGCTGCTGCACATCGCCTACGAGCGCCTGGTCACCGGCATCCACAACGAGGACACCATCGAGCAGTACCGCGACAGCGGCCGCAAGCTCGGCCGCCTGCTGTACCAGGGCCGCTGGTTCGACCCGCAGGCCATCATGCTGCGCGAAGCCGCGCAGCGGTGGGTGGCGCGCGCCATCACCGGCGAGGTCACGCTGGAACTGCGGCGCGGCAACGACTACTCGCTGCTCAACACCGAGAGCCCCAACCTCACCTATGCGCCCGAGCGGCTGTCGATGGAGAAGGTGGAGGACGCGCCGTTCTCGCCGCTCGACCGCATCGGCCAGCTGACCATGCGCAACCTCGACATCGTCGACACGCGCCAGAAGCTGGGCGTGTACAGCCGCGCCGGCCTGCTGTCGCTGGGCGGCGATTCGCCGCTGCCGCAGCTCACCGACGAACGCTGA